Genomic segment of Ignavibacteriales bacterium:
AAAGTATAATTCCAATTAGAATCATCACAAGCAGCTTGGAATTTTCATACGGAATCTTTAAATATTTATTCGAAAAGATCTGAGTTATGAAATAAAAAATCGTGAATGAAATTAAAGTATTCACAGCGGCGGCAATAATTCCGTATTTAGGTATAAAAATAAAATTTAAAATAATATTTAAGGCAGCGGCGGCGGTTGTAATCCACGCAATATGCTTTGTGTTTTTTGTTAAAAACATTCCTATAGAAGCGGTTAAACGCATTCCGCTTAGGACATAAGAAAGAAGAATGATCGGGATTACTATAAAAGCTGAACGATATTCGCCTTGAGGGGCAAACATACCGACAATCTCTTTGCTGAATAATGAAAGAAGAATAAATCCCCAGACAAAAAAGAAAGTCGAGTAGGTCATTAATTTTGTGAAGAAGCGGTTATCATCCGGCATTCCGTAATATTTATATGCTAATGGCAATAACCCCAAACTGAATGGTAAAATTAAAAACATATTGAGTACGCCGGCAACGCGATAACCTAAACCGTATATCGCTACAGATTTTGCACCGAGTAAAAGTTTTATTATAAATCGGTCGCTTTGATTAAGCAGCATAAAACCCAACGCACTGAATATTAAAGGCAATCCGAATTTTAACGCAGTAACAAAAATTTGATTATTAAAATCGAATTTCATCTTTGGAATTATTCTTAATAAAAGAACAAGCACAGTAAATAATTCTGCCGTTAAAGTTGCGTACAAAATTCCTTCTATTCCAAGATTGGCAAATGCTACAAAGTAAATTGTTATGCACGTCATCAATAAAGTTTTAGCAATGCTGACAATAGAGTAATAACCTGCCTCCTCGTCGGCGCGGACTTTAGCAAGGAACAAATCGTTCATTACACGGAGAAGTACTATGTAAGCAATTAAACGGATGTAAATGGATTTGAATTGCGAATGCTCAAAAAAGGAAGAATGATTTGATATTAATAGTTCGGTAATCAAAACAAGAATAACACAGACGGAAAAAACAAATGCAGACAAGGTAAAAAGCGCCGATTCCTTCTGCCCTTTGTATTCTTTGCTGTTATTTAAAAAAATTATTGAACTTGCCTGACCGAGAATTGCAACTCCGGCGAGTATCTGAATTGAGTTGTCAATCAAATCCCAGTTGCCGAATTCACTTATAGTTAATTTAGCCGTGAACAACGGAAGTAAAATTACACCGACTATTTTCGGCGCAATATTACTTAGACTATAAACAAATGTATCACGGACTGTACTTTTAAGTCGTTCAAGCATTTATAATTTTTCCGAGGCGTTCTTTTTTCTTGATAAGAAAAATGTGAAGACCAATCCACCGAACATTACCAAATTAAGAATCAACGATAAATATTTTCCTAAAACAAAATTTTTAGGCTCATAGATAAATTCAACTTTATGTTCCCCTTTCGGCACAACAATTCCCATAAATCCATGATTTGTTTTATGAATAGTTGTTTTCGCCTTATCAATAAAAGCTTTCCATCCAGGCAAATAAGTCGTACCAAAAAACAAAAAGCAATTTCCTTGCGATTTTGTTTCTGCGGTAATCCGTTCATCTTTGTATTCGGATATTATGGCAGTGTTTGTGGAATCTCCTTTATCAAATTTGAAATCCATAGAGTTAACAAAAGCAACCTTTTTTGGATTGAACGAATTTTCTTTTATTGCATTCAATATTTCGGAAGAAGATTTCTGAGCAACACTGTCAACAAAGTAAACACGTGAAAGCGACATGTCGTTTCGATTAACAAATGTTGTTGAATCTTGTGACATAGCAATAGTTGTAAAGTACGGGAACGGAAATGGTTTATCGGTTACAATGTATTTTACACCGAGCATTCGCCATAATGTAAAATTAGCAGGTGTTACTACATCCATAATATCTTGATAGCTGCGCGGTTTTATAGCAGAGTAGCCCGATAAATCCTCCTGCAGAAAGTAAACATTGTAATTTGCATTGCTGCTCGCAGTGCCCATCCCAGAGCGTTTCAGGTTCAAAATTCTAAACGGATTTTTTTCATTTTGTTTTTTTATCACAGAAATATATTCCGGCTCGCGGAACAATTCCTTTATTTGTTCTACTTCAACATAATTTGCGCCGCGATTTCCAATTCTGAAAAGATCAAATAAAATCATTACAGCGAGTCCAAAAACAAATAGTTCTTTATTTAGTTTAGAAGTTACATAAGCATAACTTATGCCGGCAGTAAGAGCGAGAAGAGCGAGCGCAATTATCAAATCGGTCTTAAACATATCCGACATATATTCAGTAAGTGCTGTAAACATTTGAGATTGTTGTGACTGACCAAGTAATGCGGCATGATCGTTAATGCGTTGAGTAAACCAACTTCCTAAACTCTCACCGAGAATGATTGATAAAAGAAATAATCCTGCAAAAAATATGGCTGCATTCCTTAAAACTTTTTCGAGCTTAGGATTTTTCTCTTCACGGAGAGAAATAATTTTCATTACACCAAAACCCGCCAGAATGGGAAATGTGATTTGAAGAACTGTAAGAATCATCGAAGGTGCGCGAAAGTTGTTGAATGCAGGGAAGTAGTGATACATCAAATTATATATTACAGGAAAATTATTTCCGAATGAGATAAGTAAAAAAAGCAGAACGATTATACCGAAAAATTGAATGACCGGTTCTTTCCATCGGACGAAGAGAGTAAAAAGCCCTAACGCAAATATTATTACACCCATATACATCGGCACGTCTACACTTCTCATCTGTCCAAAATATGTATTTACCGGTGCATCTTGATTTTGAGAAAGAGGTCCGTTGTAAGTAGAATTACCGTAACCGTAAAAGGAGGGAACGATGAAGGTTAAAACTTCGCCGGGCGAGAACGAATAACTGGTTGCATATTCGTATGACTCGCTTTGTATCGGTGTACCCGGATTTTGTTCTTCAGTCAAACTTTTTGTTCCGCGTGTTGAATAAGGTTTGTATTCATAAAGCTGAGAATAAGTATCGAATGACATGAGCAAAGCAATTAATCCGGCGGCGGCGGTAACGCCGAGAGATTTTAATAACTGCTTCTGCAAAAATTTATCTTTTATAACAAATGAACGAATGAAAAAATAAATGAAATAAATCATTGTAGTAAATGCAAAGTAAAAAACGATTTGGACATGAGCACCCAGAACGAGAATATGCAATCCGAAAACAAAAAGTAAAACATCAAGCAGTTTTATCTCCTTCTGAAATTTAAAAAGCATCATTAAAATAAATGGGAAAAGAGCAAGACTCATCAGCTTTGTAATATGTCCTATATAAAAGAAGAGAAGTATCCCGGTGCTAAATGCCGTTGCAACTGCAACAAGAAAACTTACGCTCCGGCTTGCGCCGAATCTTCTCATAAACATGAACGACGTAAATGCCAGAATAACAAAACTGAAAGTATAAATTGCATTGTAATCGCGGAAGAAAGACGAATAAACTCTTGTAGTGTATGAATAGACCGAAGCGGTTAGATCAAACCAGCGCAGCGACATTGAAGTTGCAACTGCTGGCATTCCGCAAAATATGTAAGGATTCCAAAGAGAAAATCCGTCGCGGTCTTTTGTAGCGTATTCTCTCAAACTTTTTACCTGTATAAGATCGCCGGAAGATGTGGTTTTATTTCCAAACATTACAGGCGAGAAGAAGATTAAGATTAAGAGTAAGATCAAGAGTAATAACGCAGGTGTTTGATATTTTTTCGGAATGTACTTATCAAATGAAAAACCGTTCTCGTTAGATTTGGTTTGTGCCGGTGTAAATTTTTTTTGCTGCTTCGCCATTTATTCTCCAATAGTTTTTCTTAGCTATCTCTGCGAATACTCTGCGATCTTTGCGTTTAAGGCTTTTAACCTGCCTGCGGCAGGCAGGCGCAGAGAACGCAAAGTTTATTTTAAAATTGTACTTGCATAATTATCCCAGCTCATATTTGCTGCTTGTTCTGCAACGTGTTTGCATGGAATTGGTTTTTCTAAGAACAATTTCATCATTTCATACATTGATTTAATATTTCCCGGTTCAGCAAGATAACCGTTGTAGCCGTGCTTTATCGTTTCTGGAAAATGTCCGACTCTTGTTGCAATACTTGGCAATTTAAAATTATAAGCGATTGATTCTACTCCCGAAGGAGTGGCAACAAGATAAAATAAAACATTGCAGTCCGCCACTTGAAAATATTTATGCACTTCTTCATTTCCAACGTAACGGTTTACAACAACAACCTGTTCACGAATGCCAAGCTCGTCAATTAAATCAAGAGGACGGTAATTGCTTCCGTCATCGCTTTTACGGATCAGTATTTTCTTTATCAATCCGAAAATATTTTTTTTTATTATTGTCGATAATTTTTTTGTGTCAAGCGTATTCCAAAATGATTCTCCGACAATCAGAAGCGAAACGTCATCACGTTCTTTGGCTAATTTTGCAAAAGAACGAATTACGTTATGCAACCCTTTGTATTTGCGGATGAATCCAAAAAACAAAAAAACATGTTTTCGCAATCCAAGTTCTTTTTTAATTTTTTCCTTGTCGAAAGAAGGATCAGGAATAAACATATCGTAAACGGGATGATAGAGTTTAATAACAAATTTGTTGTCAGTTATCGGTGATCGGTTGTCGGTGATTTCAAATTTTTGGTTCGGGAATATTTTCTTTAGTTCATCAAATGTTTTTAGAGAGTGTACGATAAAGGTGTGTGGTTTAGAAAGCGCATACCGGATCATTGCATTATCAATTGCACTGCCTTCTTTCTGAGCAACTACGTGAAGATCAAAAATGATTTCGCATTTGCAAACTTGCTTTAGTTTATTTGCAATCCATCCCATTGGCAATCCTTGAATTGCAATTGCCCACTGAAATATTACTATATCAGGATTTATCTTACCAATAGCATCAACAGTTTTTTTCCATGATAAGGGATTATTGTAGTTAGTTATGTATTCGACTTTTATGCTGGTCTCTTCGAGAAGATTTTTTTTGCTTGAGTGGTCAATGAAATCACGCGGAATTATTGAAGGATATTGCTGTGTCCATGAGACGATGTGAACATCGGCGCCGAGTTTGTTTAGTGCCTTTGCAAGCGACGTCGTGTAATTTGCAATTCCGCCCTTGAATTGCGGACCCGGGCCGAAGACAACAACTTTTTTCATCAATTTAGAATTGATAATTGCGAATTGAGAATTAAATTTTGTTTCATTTTTCACTTTTCAAGTTTGCAACAGCAACATCATAAACACGTTTCATTCCTTCTTCTAAGGAAATTCTCGGTTCCCATCCTAATTTTTCTTTAACAAAACTCATATCACAATAACGTGAATGTACTCCCATCGGTTTATCAACAAGGGGTTTAATTGTTGGATTGTAATCAGCAAACTTGCAGAAGATTTTTATCAGATCAATGAAAGTTGTAAGCTTACCCGAGCCGATATTTATCGCAGTTCCATCATGGATTTTATCCATCGCAATAAACATGCAATCCATTACATCATCAATATGAACAAAATCTCTTCCTTGCTGACCGGTTCCCCAAACAACAAACGGATTTTCTTTTTTTGCTGCACGCGCTGCAATTGCCGGAACGGGATAGGTTAAATCCTGATCTTCGCCGTAACCACTGAAGGGACGAATACAAACAATCGAAATTCCATAATTACGTGCGGCTATCTTTGCTAAAAATTCACCGGTCATTTTTGTCCAGCCGTAAGTTAGATCAGGCATGCCGAGTACGAATCCGTCTATATTAATATCTGCTTCTTTCAGTGCAACAGCATCACTTTCTGTCTGCATGTTGATTGGATAAGCGGCTGATGAACTTGGATACATTACACGTTCAGGTTTTGCTTTTGCAATCCAATTAAAAAATTCCGCATCTATAGAAAGATCAAGCGCTACAGCCATCGGGTCGCCCTCAATCTTTGCTCTGCCGCCAACGATAGCCGCAAAATGAAACGCATCACCAAAACGATCTATCTTTAAACCGTATTCTCTTTCAAGCCATTTGGGATCTTCTAAAAGATTATTTAAGAATTTTCTAAAATCCATCTTCCAATAAAAAAGCCGTTCATCCTTACCAAAAATTTCTATGTCTTTGATTTTTTTTGTTGTCTTATCACGAAGCCATGTTGATGGATGTGTTCCGACAGACAGGTCATCAACCATAATAACCGAATCATTTGTTCTTTTGAGCAATTGTTTAACCGTGTTTCTGCCGACAAAACCGCAAGCGCCCGAGACTAAATGATATTTCATGTGAATAAATTCCTAATGTTGATCTAAAAATAAGAATTTTTAATTAGAATGTAGGGGGCAGAATAAAGAAGCAGTTCATAGAATAAAACGAATAAATTTTAAGTACTAATCATTTCTGTTCCTTAATCACGTACTCTTTTTCATCTTGAAAATTATGGACTAAAATTTCTCCCAACAAACCAATTGCAAAGAATTGCACACCGACAATGATTAATAAGATTCCCAGAAAAAAGATCGGTCTGTTAGCTATAGGTGAGTGGGGATTAACAAAGAACCATTCGTATGCTAATACAATATTAATTCCAAATCCAATTAAGGCGATAAAAAATCCAACAAAACCGAAAAGATGCATCGGACGTTTAATGTACCTTGTTGTAAAAATAACCGTGATTAAATCAACGAAACCTTTGAAGAATCTTGATATACCGAATTTTGTTTTACCATAACGGCGGGGATGATGTTTAACAATAATTTCCGCAACAGAAAATCCTTTCCAGTTGGCAAGAACAGGAATGTATCGGTGAAGTTCGCCGTATACACTAATATTTTGAACAACTTGTTTTCGGTATGCTTTTAATCCGCAATTAAAATCATGAATTTTAACTTTAGTAAATAGCCGTGTTATATAATTGAAAAATTTGGATGATAATTTTTTAACTATCGGATCATATCTTTTTTTCTTCCAGCCGGAAACAAGATCATAACCTTCTTCAAGTTTTTTTAAGAGATTAGGAATTTCAGCCGGATCGTCTTGAAGATCGGCATCCATTGTAATAACCGCATCACCCGTAACATGCTTGAATGCGACTTGAAGTGCGGCAGATTTTCCGTAATTAGTCCGGAAGCTGAAATAATGAATTTTATTGTCAATTCGGGCAAGTTCTTTGATCATATTTAAGGATTTATCAGAACTACCGTCATCAACAAAAATAATTTCGTAATCGGAGGAGATTCCCCGAAGTGTTTTTTTTATTTCATTGTAAAGCGGTCTAAGAGATTCTTCTTCATTTAAAAACGGGACAACAATAGAAATCTTCTTAAAGCTGAAATTCTGGACTTGCGGCGGTGGTTGGTTTGGTTCACCTGAAGAAGGGCGGAATTTTTTTCTGTTATTGTAATATCTTCTATAAGGTTTTTTAGGTTGATTCTGCTTTTGTGATTGCTGGGGCGGCTGATTTTGCGCCGGAATTATTTCTGGTTTTGGCTGCTGTGTCTGCGGTTCCGGTTTATTCTGATTATCCAAAGACTTATCCGTTTATTTCTGAAATCGTTGATGCTTTTGTTTATTCTTATCAAAGTTAAAATAAGAAGTTGCTAAAATCAATTTGGCAAATGAACTGCATTGTAATTAGCCAAAGTTGACACTGCTTACAACAATCTTTAGATTTCCTTTAATAAGAAAGCAATTTTATGGGCGGAATAATATTCTGGGGAATTATTCGAACGGCAGTTTTAATTCCCGTGCTCTGGATACTATATGGTTTGATGGAATACAAATATTGGTGGTGGTTCGGAATACTCTCTGTTTACGGAGTGATTATTCACCCTGCGCTGATAAAATATAATATGTTTCTCCAAGAGAACGATGAGATAATTAACAACTCGCTTTGTTCATCTTGCAAGCATTTTGATAAAACGGCTGTTTTGTGTCTGAAGTTTGATAAACATCCGACTTTAACAAGTCTTCCTTGTGAAGGAATTGACTGGGAACCAATGGAATCAAAAAATGAAACGACAGAAGTACGTTCACAATAAAGAGAAATCAATTAAAAGTAAGATGGTCTTTTGCGCTGAATGCGGCGAAGAGCTTGATCTGTTTGGTATCTCCGGTTCTGAAATTGATTTGGAAAAAATAAAAGAACGGCATAAACACTGCAAAGAAAAAGGAAAGTTCAAAGGGGATAAATGCGCAATGCTCTTTATAGCTGATGAAACCGAACCAATCTCAACTCAAGATGAAGACGAGTAAATTATCTACTTACATCGAGCAAAAAATCTTTTTGTAGCGGTTTATTTATTAGTTGATAATTATTCCAGTTATAAATAAGTTCATCGGGAAATAATTCTGATATTGTAAAAAGGATAGTTTATTGAAAATCGGAAAAGAAAATCTATTGGATTGTTTATTAAAGCCATTCGATCAAGCCTCACAATTAATTTATTAAATGAGAAATAGAATACGGAAAACAAATTAATAGGAGTATCTCATTATGAGTAGTCAATTATGGCAGAGAAAACCTGTCGAACACTTTGAAATTGAAATGAGGGAAAGCAAACTCAAGCGTGTTCTCGGAAAGTGGGGTTTAACTTCTCTTGGTGTAGGTGCAATAATAGGCGCAGGAATATTTGTTATGACAGGAGTTGGCGCAAAAGAATATGCTGGTCCTGCATTGGCTCTTTCTTTTGTCGTTGCCGGTATCGGGTGCACATTTGCTGCATTGTGTTATGCGGAGTTTGCTTCGTTCCTGCCTGTTGAAGGTTCTGCATACGCATATTCGTATGCAACAGTGGGAGAGTTGTTTGCATGGATTATCGGTTGGGATTTAATTCTTGAATATGGCATGGGTGCATCTGCCGTTGCGGTTGGATGGTCAGGTTACCTGGCAAAATTTTTACATCTCTTTAATATAAAATTTCCAATCTGGTTAATGAATGATGTTTTTACTGCAAAGGAAATGATTGCTGAGGCAGCACATAAAGGAGAAAATCTTTTAACACGATTTTCTGATCTAAGCTTTCCAACAATTTTCGGAATTGATTTTGCTGTT
This window contains:
- a CDS encoding oligosaccharide flippase family protein, with the translated sequence MLERLKSTVRDTFVYSLSNIAPKIVGVILLPLFTAKLTISEFGNWDLIDNSIQILAGVAILGQASSIIFLNNSKEYKGQKESALFTLSAFVFSVCVILVLITELLISNHSSFFEHSQFKSIYIRLIAYIVLLRVMNDLFLAKVRADEEAGYYSIVSIAKTLLMTCITIYFVAFANLGIEGILYATLTAELFTVLVLLLRIIPKMKFDFNNQIFVTALKFGLPLIFSALGFMLLNQSDRFIIKLLLGAKSVAIYGLGYRVAGVLNMFLILPFSLGLLPLAYKYYGMPDDNRFFTKLMTYSTFFFVWGFILLSLFSKEIVGMFAPQGEYRSAFIVIPIILLSYVLSGMRLTASIGMFLTKNTKHIAWITTAAAALNIILNFIFIPKYGIIAAAVNTLISFTIFYFITQIFSNKYLKIPYENSKLLVMILIGIILSSPIYFLPQMNFVLTFLIKIIITISFPFILFFFRFYEKRELDILLSPVKMIDFVKGIIRGSDKAPEDSENITH
- a CDS encoding YfhO family protein, with protein sequence MAKQQKKFTPAQTKSNENGFSFDKYIPKKYQTPALLLLILLLILIFFSPVMFGNKTTSSGDLIQVKSLREYATKDRDGFSLWNPYIFCGMPAVATSMSLRWFDLTASVYSYTTRVYSSFFRDYNAIYTFSFVILAFTSFMFMRRFGASRSVSFLVAVATAFSTGILLFFYIGHITKLMSLALFPFILMMLFKFQKEIKLLDVLLFVFGLHILVLGAHVQIVFYFAFTTMIYFIYFFIRSFVIKDKFLQKQLLKSLGVTAAAGLIALLMSFDTYSQLYEYKPYSTRGTKSLTEEQNPGTPIQSESYEYATSYSFSPGEVLTFIVPSFYGYGNSTYNGPLSQNQDAPVNTYFGQMRSVDVPMYMGVIIFALGLFTLFVRWKEPVIQFFGIIVLLFLLISFGNNFPVIYNLMYHYFPAFNNFRAPSMILTVLQITFPILAGFGVMKIISLREEKNPKLEKVLRNAAIFFAGLFLLSIILGESLGSWFTQRINDHAALLGQSQQSQMFTALTEYMSDMFKTDLIIALALLALTAGISYAYVTSKLNKELFVFGLAVMILFDLFRIGNRGANYVEVEQIKELFREPEYISVIKKQNEKNPFRILNLKRSGMGTASSNANYNVYFLQEDLSGYSAIKPRSYQDIMDVVTPANFTLWRMLGVKYIVTDKPFPFPYFTTIAMSQDSTTFVNRNDMSLSRVYFVDSVAQKSSSEILNAIKENSFNPKKVAFVNSMDFKFDKGDSTNTAIISEYKDERITAETKSQGNCFLFFGTTYLPGWKAFIDKAKTTIHKTNHGFMGIVVPKGEHKVEFIYEPKNFVLGKYLSLILNLVMFGGLVFTFFLSRKKNASEKL
- a CDS encoding glycosyltransferase gives rise to the protein MKNETKFNSQFAIINSKLMKKVVVFGPGPQFKGGIANYTTSLAKALNKLGADVHIVSWTQQYPSIIPRDFIDHSSKKNLLEETSIKVEYITNYNNPLSWKKTVDAIGKINPDIVIFQWAIAIQGLPMGWIANKLKQVCKCEIIFDLHVVAQKEGSAIDNAMIRYALSKPHTFIVHSLKTFDELKKIFPNQKFEITDNRSPITDNKFVIKLYHPVYDMFIPDPSFDKEKIKKELGLRKHVFLFFGFIRKYKGLHNVIRSFAKLAKERDDVSLLIVGESFWNTLDTKKLSTIIKKNIFGLIKKILIRKSDDGSNYRPLDLIDELGIREQVVVVNRYVGNEEVHKYFQVADCNVLFYLVATPSGVESIAYNFKLPSIATRVGHFPETIKHGYNGYLAEPGNIKSMYEMMKLFLEKPIPCKHVAEQAANMSWDNYASTILK
- a CDS encoding NAD-dependent epimerase/dehydratase family protein, producing the protein MKYHLVSGACGFVGRNTVKQLLKRTNDSVIMVDDLSVGTHPSTWLRDKTTKKIKDIEIFGKDERLFYWKMDFRKFLNNLLEDPKWLEREYGLKIDRFGDAFHFAAIVGGRAKIEGDPMAVALDLSIDAEFFNWIAKAKPERVMYPSSSAAYPINMQTESDAVALKEADINIDGFVLGMPDLTYGWTKMTGEFLAKIAARNYGISIVCIRPFSGYGEDQDLTYPVPAIAARAAKKENPFVVWGTGQQGRDFVHIDDVMDCMFIAMDKIHDGTAINIGSGKLTTFIDLIKIFCKFADYNPTIKPLVDKPMGVHSRYCDMSFVKEKLGWEPRISLEEGMKRVYDVAVANLKSEK
- a CDS encoding glycosyltransferase gives rise to the protein MDNQNKPEPQTQQPKPEIIPAQNQPPQQSQKQNQPKKPYRRYYNNRKKFRPSSGEPNQPPPQVQNFSFKKISIVVPFLNEEESLRPLYNEIKKTLRGISSDYEIIFVDDGSSDKSLNMIKELARIDNKIHYFSFRTNYGKSAALQVAFKHVTGDAVITMDADLQDDPAEIPNLLKKLEEGYDLVSGWKKKRYDPIVKKLSSKFFNYITRLFTKVKIHDFNCGLKAYRKQVVQNISVYGELHRYIPVLANWKGFSVAEIIVKHHPRRYGKTKFGISRFFKGFVDLITVIFTTRYIKRPMHLFGFVGFFIALIGFGINIVLAYEWFFVNPHSPIANRPIFFLGILLIIVGVQFFAIGLLGEILVHNFQDEKEYVIKEQK